A single genomic interval of Leishmania panamensis strain MHOM/PA/94/PSC-1 chromosome 25 sequence harbors:
- a CDS encoding hypothetical protein (TriTrypDB/GeneDB-style sysID: LpmP.25.1610), with protein sequence MQPVQPNPSLMGLSQSEAVILSEKLYHISNEGFMYCAEKCITHYGDDAIPYHPGEKACLDRCTHKVRNGMDMAVAQKKEFERLLRSGDLPYQWMKDAAAGNL encoded by the coding sequence atgCAGCCGGTGCAACCCAACCCCAGCCTCATGGGGCTGTCGCAGTCGGAGGCAGTCATCCTCTCCGAGAAGCTCTACCACATCAGCAACGAAGGGTTCATGTACTGCGCGGAGAAGTGCATCACGCACTACGGCGATGACGCCATCCCGTACCACCCTGGCGAGAAGGCGTGCCTGGATCGCTGCACCCACAAGGTCCGCAACGGCATGGACATGGCGGTTGCTCAAAAGAAAGAGTTTGAACGATTGTTGCGCAGCGGTGATCTGCCGTATCAGTGGATGAAGGACGCGGCAGCGGGTAACCTGTGA
- a CDS encoding protein kinase, putative (TriTrypDB/GeneDB-style sysID: LpmP.25.1620), with product MFQNNLTSPLKRHRGPSEDRDEGSPHAQQLLHHHIPHDGQGSSAEGSATTTTVMMQTLYVDSTLTNAVVTERSSHYVTPVSQGGDKVDEDVQARRLYGPADDTIQLASTHSAEFTQSSSYTSRSRASSHSNWPTPPPPLRHTAPSSSSSASSSYSDEDVEDDTNEKDPRNHAEDVTKKYPMFTEAYAEKFRRDATPFMRVVEVSSTVPRTSSQRGSVSGPPHCEKHFVLYDTYLYERTLGKGTFSKVVLGTAPPSSPALATQISGDVPARVALKVFRDKEEYIEACWDEFTILNSICVDPPSVTPEEAAAGHCHDATASSPYISVRSVVMFTASTCGIKQQYFADQGRFLVPMGYVAHPVHPAIVFPVMGPTLLNVLNTIRQKSKEVTRASRRKRLRTEAQPRKSTGSGGAFTTRPPQLATAATIDMATSADVQQPLPPLPQQQPQQQRRRVYYRGLPLPLLKAVLYQVLTFLQFIHCRGVVHTDLKPENVLFESSNVLSVDLDIYYSHYVRRGGYGAANRVPFVTETKKRSNDDCKLHSSSLEQRAHRHEQMTFTPSSPPPSLNRSTFAATGAAAEGEGLKASPLEGTRVMSAGATPMSSTDLGTVPADATLAQKGDLTLAHYVRVPMPVMNSVRVVDLGAAQFLSTFRDHSLIPGYGHIPVSYNPIQTSHYRSPEVLLGFGWNTSADIFSLGCMIPELLTGECLFMPNHTMEHLAMMQHVIGSFHDKEGIRGGTATNLRSVFACDMRTFRHYFTLQPNNRDFDLKWPVSKSMVNEQAKNQRFAPAASGKTEEDDLEPLEETLPGDIDYVTQKPTLDEILAPLPDLLDLTRRMLQYHPFKRITAGEAMQHPFFRNM from the coding sequence ATGTTTCAGAACAATCTGACCAGCCCCCTCAAGCGTCACCGCGGCCCCAGTGAGGACCGTGACGAGGGAAGtccacacgcgcagcagctgctgcaccatcaCATCCCCCATGATGGgcaaggcagcagcgctgagggCAGCGCCACTACCACTACCGTGATGATGCAGACGCTCTATGTTGATTCCACTCTCACCAACGCCGTAGTGACAGAGCGCAGCTCCCACTACGTGACCCCGGTGTCGCAGGGCGGCGACAAGGTTGACGAAGATGTGCAGGCTCGCCGGCTGTACGGCCCTGCTGATGACACAATACAACTCGCCTCAACGCACTCCGCAGAGTTCACGCAAAGCTCCTCCTACACAAGTCGATCACGTGCGAGCAGCCACAGCAATTGGCCCaccccgcctccgccgctgcgacatacggcgccatcgtcgtcgtcatcggcctcgtcctcctacagcgacgaggacgtgGAGGACGATACCAACGAGAAGGACCCACGCAACCACGCTGAGGATGTAACGAAGAAGTACCCGATGTTCACGGAGGCCTACGCGGAGAAGTTCCGCCGCGATGCGACGCCGTTCATGCGCGTGGTGGAAGTCTCCTCGACAGTGCCACGGACCTCCtcgcagagaggcagcgtCAGTGGCCCCCCGCACTGCGAAAAGCATTTTGTGCTCTACGACACCTACCTGTACGAGCGCACCCTTGGCAAGGGGACCTTCTCGAAGGTGGTGCTCGGTACCGCGCCACCGTCCTCGCCGGCGCTGGCTACTCAAATCTCTGGCGATGTCCCGGCACGGGTGGCGCTGAAGGTGTTCCGGGACAAGGAGGAGTACATCGAGGCGTGCTGGGACGAGTTCACCATTCTCAACTCCATCTGCGTCGACCCGCCCTCGGTCACGCCGGAGgaggccgctgctggccACTGCCACGACGCGACGGCCTCATCGCCGTACATCTCCGTCCGCTCCGTTGTCATGttcaccgcctccacttGTGGCATCAAGCAGCAGTACTTTGCCGATCAGGGTCGCTTCCTCGTGCCCATGGGGTACGTTGCACACCCGGTTCACCCGGCCATTGTCTTTCCTGTGATGGGGCCGACGCTGCTAAACGTGCTGAACACCATCCGGCAGAAGAGCAAGGAGGTGACGCGCGCGTCCCGGCGCAAGCGGCTGCGTACGGAGGCGCAGCCGAGAAAAAGTaccggcagtggtggcgcctTCACCACGAGGCCACCACAGCTTGCTACCGCAGCTACCATAGATATGGCCACCAGCGCAGACGTACAGcaaccactgccgccactcccacagcagcaaccgcagcagcagcgacggcgcgtGTACTACCGcggcctccctctcccgctcctcAAGGCAGTACTGTATCAGGTGCTGACCTTCCTGCAGTTCATCCACTGCCGCGGAGTCGTGCACACGGACCTGAAGCCGGAAAATGTTCTCTTTGAGTCCTCCAACGTGCTCTCCGTCGACCTCGACATCTACTACAGTCACTATGTCCGTCGCGGCGGCTACGGCGCTGCCAACAGAGTGCCTTTCGTCACCGAGACCAAGAAGCGGTCAAACGACGACTGCAAGCTCCACAGCTCTTCGCTCGAGCAGCGGGCACACCGACATGAGCAGATGAccttcaccccctcctcacctccaccGTCGTTAAACCGCAGCACattcgccgccaccggcgcagctgcggaggGTGAGGGGCTCAAAGCTTCGCCGCTGGAAGGGACGCGTGTCATGAGCGCGGGGGCGACACCCATGTCGTCAACGGACCTAGGCACCGTGCCCGCCGACGCCACCCTAGCCCAAAAGGGCGATTTAACACTGGCGCACTATGTGAGGGTGCCGATGCCGGTGATGAACAGCGTGCGTGTTGTCGACCTCGGTGCAGCACAGTTTCTCTCCACCTTCCGCGATCACAGCCTCATCCCAGGCTACGGGCACATCCCTGTCAGTTACAACCCAATCCAAACCTCTCACTATCGCAGCCCTGAGGTACTGCTGGGCTTTGGCTGGAACACCTCAGCGGATATCTTCTCCTTGGGATGTATGATTCCAGAACTGCTCACAGGCGAGTGTCTCTTCATGCCGAACCACACGATGGAGCACCTGGCCATGATGCAGCACGTCATTGGTAGCTTCCACGATAAGGAGGGCATCCGCGGTGGGACGGCGACAAACCTGCGCAGCGTCTTTGCATGCGACATGCGCACCTTTCGCCACTACTTCACCCTCCAGCCGAACAACCGCGACTTCGACCTCAAGTGGCCTGTGTCGAAGAGTATGGTGAATGAGCAGGCAAAAAACCAGCGCTTTGCACCGGCGGCGAGCGGAAAGACAGAGGAAGATGACCTGGAGCCTCTCGAAGAGACACTGCCGGGGGACATCGACTATGTGACTCAGAAACCAACCCTGGACGAGATCCTAGCCCCGCTGCCAGACTTGCTGGACCTGACGCGGCGCATGCTTCAGTACCACCCCTTCAAGCGCATTACAGCAGGGGAAGCCATGCAGCATCCCTTCTTCCGGAATATGTAG
- a CDS encoding hypothetical protein (TriTrypDB/GeneDB-style sysID: LpmP.25.1630), whose protein sequence is MSLEEWVEQRYARPVVVVEGSPAADAICARNGMDLIHLLRLHSVYRGGPLSARVRDRSDTIVCNQFGVRLMRTECVPDVALSQVTRHTRRLLRNAAAIDLAYGEQLDAALAEIVEKNRSRHNGSLPRPVRPTQPSTTSSSFEPSTIIGGPAAVPTLLERACPTWHRSFIRDFHSLVRCSSFDTIDYPIGVLFAASTTEAGGVEGIFQVFRAQARRIQELCASLPGMDTELHQYYLILHDNTSPLSPSLSTARQILTAVQQLYGVNYCALVKVNSVVDPRTVKNLDPSMWIEASPAVMDVPSAQALHQASAAASSLPSGPPALSFRTLHGTCGTWPNSNTAIITGCYMSPEDVTEVHNVMAYYLSQSLFRFVERRLSMLDVSVQDRRTTTLGKMAAWFKGKDEVRPRTAEVVNKPNGFDSPALPKYVAHSLEMQMRHCGDLSLALHDLKGAVSYYRMCIEELLETLTLRPYNRALIAACQEGIGVAQLLQGKLATQSLTPWYTGVTSATQRVSSQTNRWEVAWNDYLAAGTQTYATRIAFLLYESSRVRTPPMLDRCHAILMHLQRSGILRRQNLLSGVVNDMMAGIAAFTNPPFSAGLAVTLSIPRDYPVYMSLRQFAQRLQQAGALYRADNSLEQALRCYLRVLELLRVIDPQETWKTLTEHLYLTVGQLYTQLGQDVRGIALRSAAIAQGTSLYRNPATAQQAFEDFWAQQKRVLSSMGYTLCPHMPMPRILRDSFHVDRNYYSTDALTDDAAHKMSETTAETEWRSMEKHLKKSYTETVLRAHPRYRFPAFQGGSKDRNHGAAHRRQSQSGQSTHDGCRHTTYNSHQRNAAVRAHGGALSPQLPAVSREAGAHQDDDVLAVAGTTSGSTAQLSRHYTIAKAEPLVLNFVMENTVGCSIEVTELTLLYLDYASPEQLWKSSMTQAVRLEAGARQRVSLPFDLVSEGEYAIIGLSWSLLGQEGYYYFATRESRPGCPESLYEYAIEHPMPSLDAPENIQVSVTSSKACVTATFRPPLPEHLYDGEYFHTNLIVQNTSAQQDAAHVVLQRSPAASHLMYIEEFGRLQNLKREAPLVLAEHLKAQETRTFAVTIRPQHRRGDTARQNTPNYFFLLLAYLPEPLPVPEMSLPGSASVPGVETSSITPPTGSPSSTAMVSPTSPLHRQFHTPTAPVVALSAASGPTIMVRLHRLLRRCEVQPVVAMHSTVLPPANASLQTAVVLTVKNISPTAARTPISATLVTAIISKGGEPTPITPTSATDVVQAVPVSSSGNPPSPRHTHSRGLSYAPVRIARVLVVHSPRWGVECKGTEELFADRAMHCLLSHGDSLTLPLLVKRQPRAAAGEENTTERRILLSDDDAATTTTSTTGVQCPYSDTTCMALESAFPSQEGAKAVSNHLGTSISQSERNLFFLQTSCLGPGRVGARPSTAEAGGGLAFYADKAGQQEAPKTAKQRQCDEVDEERRLCGGAIEQYTPLAIAVAWVREEDGSVDGRERHNGGGGGLGLREGQAFLFVDPIEHVYQTLAQQQRRQAEQESAASLHPALSAVRAGVSVEQTQQELCEAMLVRYASLKPWQGALVSHVHVPRVVQVSKGQGSNKTVAAPVPVTLRCLSLAPVPLLVTAEALPPSVPHRSLSYPESVRDGGTRGNQPASPATPPPLFHPAAATVSSSDVPVLFVGKTMHTFLLMPSDEYEVKFTALALRPGVVDFQGISLSATPICYLHSTTGKKADDDGGADEVRGTVGPPPPPQGGNAATTVQPLMFTGMTLPSLIRALLSRKTPSAEPRTTAHVLPSGQQLSEHERSDDEAVECSSAERCGRQRRLQGHLAAAAHRSVMTLIERHGTRAAELVHQLAPLGPAGGPTVSQVMPRTAPALTRVIVVEVQAATQPDVGVSAGATVQKAAPAAAPDATVSDSSTTAAMATHTHDPIRKFFRQLENFETELQRARLSNPSDPYALQYVYRPTVKMAEEGTSRAAYYTSNRSFTTSMSTTSAPAPLISSSWSTLLMPAAALSPATDNSVTTSGGGVAEPGSVGDSRATDRVSATSRKACSVARPVLTTSFSAQESSFSAPSPTQQPCDDPLEPSSPLHLPAVAFERRATEVALTLDIGEVVSDKYTAEPATCEDSDSPCVAGIKMQVDLMSPLQQLHSNNVDLAGAAGMSDDTEVLMSAAGVDDPEAWASPAERDAPATLRHSQGSEHFSLEASVYNPLSQPSAAGTAAASPPSFTSGVVGGIPPPSPSSSSPTSSGAAEASATTPPT, encoded by the coding sequence ATGAGCCTAGAAGAGTGGGTGGAACAGCGGTATGCACGCCCTGTTGTCGTTGTGGAAGGCAGTCCTGCGGCAGATGCAATTTGTGCCCGTAATGGTATGGATCTCATTCACCTGCTACGCCTGCACAGCGTGTACAGGGGAGGGCCGCTCAGTGCCCGTGTCAGGGACCGCAGTGATACGATCGTGTGCAACCAGTTTGGTGTTCGCCTGATGCGCACCGAGTGTGTGCCTGACGTTGCGCTGTCCCAGGTGACACGGCACACTCGACGCCTACTGCGGAACGCGGCGGCGATCGACCTTGCCTATGGGGAGCAGCTGGATgcggcactggcagagaTTGTCGAGAAGAATCGCAGTCGCCACAACGGATCGCTGCCTCGACCAGTCCGGCCGACCCAACCGTCCACAACGTCGTCGTCCTTCGAGCCATCGACGATAATCGGCggaccagcagcggtgccgacgctgctggagcgcgcCTGCCCCACGTGGCACCGCTCTTTCATCCGCGACTTCCACAGTCTCGTGCGATGCAGCTCCTTTGACACCATCGACTACCCCATCGGGGTTCTCTTCGCAGCTTCCACAACCGAGGCCGGGGGCGTCGAGGGCATCTTCCAGGTCTTCCGTGCGCAGGCACGGCGCATCCAAGAGCTGTGTGCCAGCCTCCCTGGCATGGACACAGAGCTCCACCAGTACTATCTCATCCTGCACGACAACACGTCACCGCTGAGTCCGTCGCTGAGCACCGCACGACAGATCCTGACGGCTGTGCAACAGCTCTACGGGGTGAACTACTGCGCCCTCGTCAAGGTAAACTCGGTTGTCGACCCACGCACCGTAAAGAACCTCGACCCCTCCATGTGGATCGAGGCCTCACCGGCGGTGATGGACGTGCCGTCTGCGCAGGCACTCCATCAGGcatccgccgccgcatcgtcCCTCCCCTCGGGCCCCCCGGCTCTTTCGTTCCGCACGCTGCACGGCACCTGCGGTACCTGGCCGAACTCGAACACCGCCATCATCACCGGGTGCTACATGAGTCCCGAGGACGTAACTGAGGTGCACAACGTCATGGCCTACTACCTCTCCCAGTCTCTCTTCAGGTTTGTGGAGCGGCGGCTGAGCATGCTCGACGTTTCCGTGCAGGATCGGCGCACAACGACGCTGGGGAAGATGGCGGCGTGGTTTAAGGGCAAGGACGAGGTCCGACCTCGCACTGCCGAAGTTGTCAACAAGCCGAACGGCTTTGACTCGCCCGCGCTCCCAAAGTACGTAGCGCACTCGTTGGAGATGCAGATGCGGCACTGCGGCGATCTCTCGCTGGCGTTGCACGACCTGAAAGGTGCTGTCTCGTACTACCGCATGtgcatcgaggagctgctcgagaCACTGACGTTGCGGCCGTACAACAGGGCCCTCATCGCGGCGTGCCAAGAGGGCATTGGCGTCGCACAGCTCCTGCAGGGCAAGCTGGCGACGCAGAGCCTGACACCGTGGTACACCGGTGTGACGTCTGCGACCCAGCGGGTGAGCTCGCAGACAAACCGGTGGGAGGTGGCGTGGAACGACTACTTGGCAGCTGGAACGCAAACCTACGCGACTCGCatcgcctttctcctctaCGAGAGCAGCCGAGTGCGTACCCCGCCCATGCTGGATCGGTGCCATGCAATCCTGATGCACCTGCAGCGGAGCGGCATCCTGCGGCGGCAAAACCTGCTGAGCGGCGTTGTGAACGACATGATGGCCGGCATCGCAGCCTTCACGAACCCGCCTTTTTCAGCTGGGTTGGCGGTGACGCTATCAATCCCAAGAGACTACCCTGTGTACATGAGCCTGCGCCAGTTTGCGCAGCGGCTACAGCAGGCAGGCGCCCTGTACCGCGCCGACAACTCACTCGAGCAGGCGCTTCGTTGCTACCTGCGTGTGCTGGAGCTTCTCCGCGTGATTGACCCGCAGGAGACGTGGAAAACACTCACCGAGCACCTCTACCTGACCGTTGGCCAGCTCTACACGCAGCTGGGCCAGGATGTGCGCGGGATTGCCTTGAgaagcgccgccatcgcgcAAGGAACGTCGTTGTATCGCAACCCTGCCACTGCACAGCAGGCGTTTGAGGACTTCTGGGCACAACAGAAGCGCGTGCTCTCCAGCATGGGCTACACTTTGTGCCCGCACATGCCGATGCCTCGCATTCTGCGCGACTCGTTTCACGTTGACCGCAACTACTACAGCACCGACGCGCTGACGGACGACGCGGCACACAAGATGAGCGAGACAACAGCAGAGACGGAGTGGCGCAGCATGGAGAAACATCTAAAGAAGAGCTACACAGAGACGGTGCTGAGGGCTCACCCGCGCTACCGCTTCCCAGCCTTCCAGGGAGGGAGCAAAGATAGAAACCACGGCGCGGCCCATAGACGACAAAGCCAGAGCGGCCAGAGCACCCACGATGGGTGCAGGCACACTACCTACAATAGCCACCAGCGCAACGCGGCAGTCCGCGCACATGGTGGGGCCTTGTCGCCACAGCTGCCGGCGGTGTCGCGGGAAGCAGGGGCGCACCAGGACGATGACGTGCTTGCTGTGGCGGGGACCACGTcaggcagcaccgcacagTTGTCGCGGCACTACACTATCGCGAAGGCCGAGCCGCTCGTATTGAACTTCGTCATGGAAAATACCGTCGGCTGCTCGATTGAGGTAACAGAGTTGACGCTGCTCTACCTCGACTACGCGTCACCCGAGCAGCTGTGGAAAAGCTCGATGACACAGGCGGTGCGCCTGGAGGCCGGCGCGCGCCAGcgtgtctccctccctttcgaTCTTGTGTCGGAGGGCGAGTACGCCATCATTGGCCTGTCCTGGTCTTTGCTGGGTCAGGAAGGGTACTACTACTTTGCCACGCGGGAAAGCCGGCCTGGATGCCCGGAGAGCCTGTATGAGTACGCAATCGAGCACCCAATGCCCTCGCTCGATGCCCCGGAGAACATTCAAGTGAGCGTGACGTCATCGAAGGCGTGTGTCACTGCCACCTTCCGACCCCCGCTTCCCGAACACCTGTACGACGGTGAGTATTTTCACACCAACCTCATCGTGCAGAACACCAGCGCGCAGCAGGATGCGGCGCATGTGGTTCTGCAACGCAGCCCCGCGGCATCACATCTCATGTACATCGAGGAATTTGGCCGGCTGCAGAACCTCAAGCGAGAGGCCCCGTTGGTGCTGGCGGAGCACCTGAAGGCGCAAGAGACTCGCACTTTCGCCGTCACCATACGCCCGCAACATCGTCGCGGCGATACGGCGCGGCAGAACACCCCAAATtacttttttctccttctcgccTACCTTCCCGAGCCCCTGCCGGTGCCAGAGATGTCGCTTCCCGGCTCCGCGAGCGTCCCGGGGGTTGAAACATCCAGTATTACCCCGCCGACAGGGTCACCATCGTCGACAGCGATGGTGTCGCCCACTTCACCGTTGCACCGGCAGTTCCACACCCCGACCGCTCCTGTTGTTGCCCTCAGTGCTGCGAGTGGGCCGACCATCATGGTACGCCTACATCGGTTGCTGCGCCGGTGCGAAGTCCAGCCAGTAGTGGCAATGCATTCGACAGTGCTTCCGCCAGCCAACGCATCACTGCAAACAGCTGTGGTGCTGACAGTAAAGAACATTAGCCCGACCGCGGCACGTACCCCTATTTCCGCTACTCTCGTGACCGCAATCATTTCCAAGGGCGGCGAGCCTACCCCCATCACGCCGACGAGCGCCACTGATGTCGTGCAGGCGGTGCCAGTATCAAGCAGCGGAAACccaccatcgccgcggcACACCCACTCCAGAGGCCTCTCGTACGCGCCAGTGCGCATTGCTCGTGTGCTGGTCGTGCACAGCCCGCGCTGGGGTGTGGAGTGCAAGGGTACCGAGGAGCTGTTTGCAGACCGCGCCATGCACTGTCTGCTCTCTCACGGAGACTCACTGACACTACCTCTTCTGGTAAAGCGACAgccgcgcgccgccgcagggGAGGAAAACACGACGGAGCGGCGCATACTCCtgagcgacgacgacgccgccaccaccaccaccagcaccaccggGGTGCAGTGCCCGTACAGCGACACGACGTGCATGGCGCTGGAAAGCGCATTTCCGTCGCAAGAAGGGGCAAAGGCCGTTTCGAATCACCTCGGCACGTCCATATCCCAGTCGGAGCGCaatcttttctttctccagACCTCGTGCCTCGGACCGGGCCGCGTCGGCGCACGCCCGTCCACGGCCGAGGCCGGCGGCGGCTTGGCATTCTACGCCGACAAGGCTGGGCAACAGGAAGCACCGAAGACCGCAAAGCAGCGCCAATGCGACGAggtggacgaggagaggCGTCTCTGCGGGGGAGCGATAGAGCAGTACACCCCACTTGCCATCGCCGTGGCGTGGGTGCGCGAAGAGgacggcagcgtcgacgGCCGCGAGAGGCAtaatggtggtggtggtggtctgGGACTGCGAGAAGGCCAAGCGTTTCTCTTTGTGGACCCCATCGAGCACGTGTACCAGacactggcgcagcagcagcggcggcaggcggagcaggagtcagcagcgtcgctcCATCCCGCCCTCAGTGCCGTCAGGGCTGGAGTGTCAGTCGAGCAAACCCAGCAGGAGCTTTGTGAGGCGATGTTGGTGCGCTACGCCAGCCTCAAGCCCTGGCAGGGAGCCTTGGTGTCACACGTCCACGTACCGCGAGTCGTACAAGTCTCGAAGGGTCAAGGCTCGAACAAGACTGTTGCTGCCCCAGTGCcggtgacgctgcgctgcctatcgctggcgccggtgccgctgctcgtgactgccgaggcgctgccgccctcaGTGCCGCACCGCTCTCTGTCCTATCCGGAGAGCGTTCGCGATGGAGGTACGAGGGGCAACCAGCCCGCCAGCCCTgccacgccaccaccactctttcatccggcagcagcaacagtaaGCAGCTCCGATGTGCCGGTACTGTTTGTGGGCAAGACGATGCACACATTCTTGCTAATGCCGAGCGACGAGTACGAGGTGAAGTTTACAGCGCTCGCGTTGCGTCCTGGAGTGGTGGACTTTCAGGGCATCTCTCTCAGTGCGACCCCCATCTGCTATCTGCACAGCACCACTGGGAAAAAAgcggacgacgacggcggcgctgacgaggTGCGAGGCACGGTAggtccaccgccaccgcctcagGGCGGTaacgctgccaccaccgtgcAGCCGCTCATGTTCACAGGTATGACACTTCCGTCTCTCATTCGCGCCTTGCTGAGTCGCAAGACGCCGTCTGCAGAGCCCAGAACTACGGCACACGTGTTGCCCTCAGGCCAGCAGCTATCTGAGCACGAGCGCTCTGACGACGAAGCAGTCgaatgcagcagcgcggaaCGGTGCGGACGCCAGCGACGCCTGCAGGGGCATctggcggctgcagcgcataGAAGTGTGATGACGCTGATCGAGCGCCACGGCACCCGGGCAGCGGAGCTGGTGCATCAGCTCGCCCCTCTGGGCCCTGCCGGCGGCCCCACGGTCAGCCAGGTGATGCCGCGCACCGCGCCCGCCCTCACGCGCGTCATTGTGGTCGAGGTCCAAGCCGCTACACAGCCCGATGTAGGGGTTAGTGCTGGTGCGACGGTGCAGAAAgcggcacctgctgctgctcctgatGCGACCGTGAGCGACTCTTCCACCACGGCGGCTATGGCGACGCACACTCATGACCCCATCCGCAAATTCTTCCGCCAGCTAGAGAACTTCGAGACGGAACTCCAGAGAGCGAGACTCAGCAACCCGTCCGACCCTTATGCGTTGCAGTACGTTTACCGCCCCACCGTCAAGATGGCGGAAGAAGGCACCTCTAGGGCGGCCTACTACACGTCCAACCGCTCCTTTACCACATCTATGTCAACCACCAGCGCCCCAGCCCCTTTGATCAGCTCCTCCTGGAGCACGTTACTGatgccagcggcagcgctgtcaccTGCAACAGACAACTCTGTGACGACGAGCGGCGGAGGGGTCGCGGAGCCTGGCAGTGTTGGCGACTCCCGGGCGACCGATCGGGTCTCGGCAACGTCGCGAAAGGCGTGCAGCGTCGCGCGGCCGGTGCTTACGACCTCCTTCAGCGCACAGGAAAGCTCGTTCTCGGCTCCATCACCCACGCAACAGCCCTGTGACGATCCCCTGGAGCCGAGCAGCCCTCTGCACCTCCCCGCAGTAGCGTTCGAGCGCCGTGCAACGGAGGTCGCCCTCACCCTCGATATTGGCGAGGTGGTCAGTGACAAGTACACAGCAGAGCCTGCGACGTGTGAGGACTCAGACTCTCCCTGCGTAGCCGGCATCAAGATGCAGGTTGACCTCATGtctccgctgcagcaactGCACTCGAACAATGTTGACTTAGCGGGTGCCGCTGGCATGAGTGACGACACCGAAGTGCTGATGAGCGCAGCTGGTGTCGACGATCCGGAGGCGTGGGCTTCTccggcagagagagacgcgcctGCGACACTAAGGCACTCCCAGGGATCAGAACACTTCAGTTTAGAGGCCTCGGTATATAACCCGCTATCGCAACCCTCCGCTGCTGGTACTGCAGCGGCTTCCCCTCCTAGCTTTACCTCTGGCGTTGTTGGAGGCattcccccaccctccccgTCGTCTTCGTCCCCCACGTCATCGGGAGCAGCGGAAGCATCAGCAACGACGCCACCAACATGA